From Carya illinoinensis cultivar Pawnee chromosome 5, C.illinoinensisPawnee_v1, whole genome shotgun sequence, one genomic window encodes:
- the LOC122309967 gene encoding regulator of nonsense transcripts UPF3-like isoform X1, with protein sequence MFSVGFEMKGSSDRTKVVLRHLPPAISQETLMDQIDAAFADRYRWATFRPGKPGTQHQSYSRAYIDFKKPEDVIEFADFFDGHLFVNEKGIQFKTIVEYAPSQRVPKQWSKKDGREGTILKDTEYLQFLEFLAKPVENLPSAEIQLERREAERGGAVKDAPVVTPLMDFVRQKRAAKGGSRRSLSNGKMSRRAARSSAGSPSSSSSKRGSARIRMSSTMYVLRDAAKNMSVKDKSTYILVPKRDDEQLSDKAVTLVPAAGTEVLAEESGISGTNESGKKKLLLKGKEREISHLSGSLSQQQGLTSSAGNAIGSAALKQNQQRQGGGRIVRKILLNKDSRQSQSFLGLSEQQIQTSNLEKDKRPPRPPHVQLVSKDTIPTPDDKVLGNDLHGFFNERQEKRSRNKDKPDRGIWTSLRRSDGSNVNDESLSSSASQLTLSLADYSEGSHGDMMIDMPNARSGGVKSLVTGRTNHSSLENGSHKHFGRRGPAHGVKDVDGSSTMSEGKHSRKGTGYNSHEKQVWIQKQSSGS encoded by the exons atgttttcAGTCGGGTTTGAAATGAAGGGCTCGTCGGATCGGACAAAGGTGGTGCTGCGGCACTTGCCGCCGGCCATCTCTCAGGAAACTCTAATGGACCAAATCGACGCCGCCTTCGCTGATCGCTACCGCTGGGCCACTTTCCGTCCGGGGAAACCAGG CACGCAACATCAATCCTATTCTAGAGCATACATTGACTTCAAGAAACCTGAGGATGTTATTGAGTTTGCTGATTTCTTTGATGGGCACTTGTTTGTTAACGAGAAGG GCATTCAATTTAAAACTATTGTTGAGTATGCTCCTTCTCAACGTGTTCCAAAACAGTGGTCTAAAAAAGATGGACGTGAAGGAACAATATTAAAAG ATACCGAGTATCTGCAGTTTCTTGAATTTCTTGCAAAGCCTGTCGAAAATCTTCCCAGTGCAGAGATACAGTTAGAGAGAAGAGAAGCAGAACGTGGTG GTGCTGTAAAAGATGCTCCTGTGGTTACACCATTAATGGACTTTGTTCGGCAGAAAAGAGCTGCTAAGGGTGGTTCTCGG CGATCGTTGTCTAATGGGAAAATGAGCAGAAGAGCTGCTAGATCATCGGCAGGTAGTCCTAGTTCATCCTCATCGAAACGAGGTTCTGCAAGGATAAGGATGTCCTCCACAATG TATGTTTTGAGGGATGCTGCAAAGAACATGAGTGTCAAAGACAAGTCAACATACATTTTGGTTCCAAAGCGAGATGATGAGCAGCTTTCTGATAAGGCTGTTACTTTGGTTCCTGCAGCTGGAACTGAAGTATTGGCGGAGGAAAGTG GAATTTCTGGGACTAATGAATCTGGGAAAAAGAAACTCCTTCtgaaagggaaagagagagagatttcacaT TTGTCAGGCAGCTTGTCACAGCAGCAAGGTTTAACATCTTCAGCTGGGAATGCAATCGGTTCAGCTGCTCTCAAGCAGAACCAGCAACGCCAAGGTGGTGGTAGGATAGTcagaaaaatacttttaaacaaGGATTCACGTCAAAGTCAGTCTTTTTTGGGCTTGTCTGAGCAGCAAATCCAGACTTCAAATCTAGAAAAAGACAAGCGACCTCCTCGTCCCCCACATGTGCAATTGGTTTCGAAGGATACAATTCCAACTCCCGATGATAAGGTTCTTGGTAATGACTTGCATGGGTTTTTTAATGAGAGGCAGGAAAAACGTTCAAGAAATAAGGATAAGCCTGATCGCGGCATTTGGACTTCTCTTCGTCGTTCAGATGGATCTAATGTCAATGATGAATCTTTGTCATCCTCTGCCTCTCAACTTACACTGTCACTGGCAGATTATTCTGAAG GATCTCATGGAGATATGATGATTGACATGCCAAATGCTAGAAGTGGGGGAGTTAAAAGCCTTGTAACTGGACGCACTAATCATTCTTCTTTAGAAAATG GTTCTCATAAACATTTTGGTCGCCGCGGGCCAGCACATGGTGTTAAGGATGTTGATGGCTCATCAACTATGAGTGAGGGGAAGCATTCGAGAAAAGGCACTGGCTATAATTCCCATGAG AAACAAGTTTGGATACAAAAACAAAGTTCTGGTTCGTAA
- the LOC122309967 gene encoding regulator of nonsense transcripts UPF3-like isoform X2, whose amino-acid sequence MFSVGFEMKGSSDRTKVVLRHLPPAISQETLMDQIDAAFADRYRWATFRPGKPGTQHQSYSRAYIDFKKPEDVIEFADFFDGHLFVNEKDTEYLQFLEFLAKPVENLPSAEIQLERREAERGGAVKDAPVVTPLMDFVRQKRAAKGGSRRSLSNGKMSRRAARSSAGSPSSSSSKRGSARIRMSSTMYVLRDAAKNMSVKDKSTYILVPKRDDEQLSDKAVTLVPAAGTEVLAEESGISGTNESGKKKLLLKGKEREISHLSGSLSQQQGLTSSAGNAIGSAALKQNQQRQGGGRIVRKILLNKDSRQSQSFLGLSEQQIQTSNLEKDKRPPRPPHVQLVSKDTIPTPDDKVLGNDLHGFFNERQEKRSRNKDKPDRGIWTSLRRSDGSNVNDESLSSSASQLTLSLADYSEGSHGDMMIDMPNARSGGVKSLVTGRTNHSSLENGSHKHFGRRGPAHGVKDVDGSSTMSEGKHSRKGTGYNSHEKQVWIQKQSSGS is encoded by the exons atgttttcAGTCGGGTTTGAAATGAAGGGCTCGTCGGATCGGACAAAGGTGGTGCTGCGGCACTTGCCGCCGGCCATCTCTCAGGAAACTCTAATGGACCAAATCGACGCCGCCTTCGCTGATCGCTACCGCTGGGCCACTTTCCGTCCGGGGAAACCAGG CACGCAACATCAATCCTATTCTAGAGCATACATTGACTTCAAGAAACCTGAGGATGTTATTGAGTTTGCTGATTTCTTTGATGGGCACTTGTTTGTTAACGAGAAGG ATACCGAGTATCTGCAGTTTCTTGAATTTCTTGCAAAGCCTGTCGAAAATCTTCCCAGTGCAGAGATACAGTTAGAGAGAAGAGAAGCAGAACGTGGTG GTGCTGTAAAAGATGCTCCTGTGGTTACACCATTAATGGACTTTGTTCGGCAGAAAAGAGCTGCTAAGGGTGGTTCTCGG CGATCGTTGTCTAATGGGAAAATGAGCAGAAGAGCTGCTAGATCATCGGCAGGTAGTCCTAGTTCATCCTCATCGAAACGAGGTTCTGCAAGGATAAGGATGTCCTCCACAATG TATGTTTTGAGGGATGCTGCAAAGAACATGAGTGTCAAAGACAAGTCAACATACATTTTGGTTCCAAAGCGAGATGATGAGCAGCTTTCTGATAAGGCTGTTACTTTGGTTCCTGCAGCTGGAACTGAAGTATTGGCGGAGGAAAGTG GAATTTCTGGGACTAATGAATCTGGGAAAAAGAAACTCCTTCtgaaagggaaagagagagagatttcacaT TTGTCAGGCAGCTTGTCACAGCAGCAAGGTTTAACATCTTCAGCTGGGAATGCAATCGGTTCAGCTGCTCTCAAGCAGAACCAGCAACGCCAAGGTGGTGGTAGGATAGTcagaaaaatacttttaaacaaGGATTCACGTCAAAGTCAGTCTTTTTTGGGCTTGTCTGAGCAGCAAATCCAGACTTCAAATCTAGAAAAAGACAAGCGACCTCCTCGTCCCCCACATGTGCAATTGGTTTCGAAGGATACAATTCCAACTCCCGATGATAAGGTTCTTGGTAATGACTTGCATGGGTTTTTTAATGAGAGGCAGGAAAAACGTTCAAGAAATAAGGATAAGCCTGATCGCGGCATTTGGACTTCTCTTCGTCGTTCAGATGGATCTAATGTCAATGATGAATCTTTGTCATCCTCTGCCTCTCAACTTACACTGTCACTGGCAGATTATTCTGAAG GATCTCATGGAGATATGATGATTGACATGCCAAATGCTAGAAGTGGGGGAGTTAAAAGCCTTGTAACTGGACGCACTAATCATTCTTCTTTAGAAAATG GTTCTCATAAACATTTTGGTCGCCGCGGGCCAGCACATGGTGTTAAGGATGTTGATGGCTCATCAACTATGAGTGAGGGGAAGCATTCGAGAAAAGGCACTGGCTATAATTCCCATGAG AAACAAGTTTGGATACAAAAACAAAGTTCTGGTTCGTAA
- the LOC122311139 gene encoding shaggy-related protein kinase kappa-like — MASASLGNGGVGSSRSVNGFKGSSSSVDWLGREMLEMRLRDKVDHDEDRDSEPDIIDGAGAETGNVIRTTIGGRNSQTRQSVSYIAEHVVGTGSFGVVFQAKCRETGEIVAIKKVLQDKRYKNRELQIMQMLDHPNIVALKHCFFSTTDKEELYLNLVLEFVPETVNRIARNYSRINQRMPLIYVKLYTYQICRALAYIHNSIGICHRDIKPQNLLVNPHTHQLKLCDFGSAKVLVKGEPNVSYICSRYYRAPELIFGATEYTTAIDIWSTGCVMAELILGQPLFPGESGVDQLVEIIKVLGTPTREEIKCMNPNYTEFKFPQIKPHPWHKVFQKRLPPEAVDLVCRFFQYSPNLRCTALEACIHPFFDELRDPNTRLPNGRPLPPLFNFKSQELSGIPLDIINKLVPEHARKQNLFMALHS; from the exons ATGGCGTCTGCCAGCCTAGGAAATGGTGGAGTGGGCAGTTCCAGGTCTGTTAATGGATTCAAGGGTTCGTCTAGTTCAGTTGATTGGCTGGGGAGAGAGATGCTTGAGATGAGACTAAGGGACAAGGTTGATCATGATGAGGACAGA GATAGTGAACCAGATATAATTGATGGTGCTGGTGCTGAAACTGGAAATGTAATACGAACTACAATTGGTGGTCGAAACAGTCAAACTAGGCAG TCAGTCAGTTATATTGCAGAACATGTGGTTGGGACTGGTTCTTTTGGTGTTGTCTTCCAG GCAAAGTGTAGAGAAACTGGAGAGATTGTTGCTATAAAGAAGGTTCTCCAAGACAAGCGCTATAAAAATAGGGAGTTACAGATAATGCAGATGTTGGATCATCCAAATATTGTTGCCCTTAAGCACTGCTTCTTTTCAACTACAGACAAAGAAGAGCTTTACTTGAATCTTGTTCTTGAATTTGTCCCTGAAACTGTCAATCGTATTGCAAGGAACTATAGCAGGATCAACCAGCGAATGCCCTTAATCTATGTTAAGCTTTATACCTACCAG ATCTGCAGGGCACTTGCCTATATACATAATAGTATCGGTATCTGCCACCGTGACATCAAGCCTCAAAACTTGCTA GTCAATCCCCATACACATCAGCTGAAACTTTGTGATTTTGGGAGTGCAAAAGTGTTG GTGAAAGGAGAACCCAACGTTTCTTACATCTGTTCAAGATATTATCGAGCTCCTGAGCTCATCTTTGGTGCCACTGAATACACAACTGCAATAGATATATGGTCTACTGGTTGTGTGATGGCTGAATTAATTCTTGGACAG CCTTTGTTTCCTGGTGAAAGTGGAGTTGATCAACTAGTTGAGATCATTAAG GTTTTGGGAACTCCTACGAGGGAGGAGATAAAGTGCATGAATCCAaattatacagaatttaagtTCCCCCAGATAAAGCCTCATCCATGGCACAAG GTCTTCCAAAAACGTTTGCCCCCAGAAGCAGTGGACCTCGTATGTAGGTTTTTCCAGTACTCTCCCAATTTGCGATGCACTGCT TTGGAAGCTTGCATTCACCCTTTCTTCGATGAGCTGAGGGACCCAAACACACGCCTTCCTAATGGCCGCCCTCTTCCTCCtctgtttaattttaaatcccaGG AGCTGTCGGGAATACCACTtgatatcatcaataaattagTTCCAGAACATGCTCGGAAGCAGAATTTGTTCATGGCTTTGCACTCGTAG
- the LOC122311138 gene encoding stromal 70 kDa heat shock-related protein, chloroplastic-like → MASSTAQIHGLGTTASFRKKSLHPNFSSSSRGFFFGQRLINTASFPRLRAAAKVRPLRVVNEKVVGIDLGTTNSAVAAMEGGKPTIVTNAEGQRTTPSVVAYTKNGDRLVGQIAKRQAVVNPENTFFSVKRFIGRKMSEVDEESKQVSYRVVRDENNNVKLECPAIGKQFAAEEISAQVLRKLVDDASKFLNDKVTKAVVTVPAYFNDSQRTATRDAGRIAGLDVLRIINEPTAASLAYGFEKKNNETILVFDLGGGTFDVSVLEVGDGVFEVLSTSGDTHLGGDDFDKRVVDWLAASFKRDEGIDLLKDKQALQRLTETAEKAKMELSSLTQTNISLPFITATADGPKHIETTLTRAKFEELCSDLLDRLKTPVENSLRDAKLSFKDLDEVILVGGSTRIPAVQELVKKMTGKDPNVTVNPDEVVALGAAVQAGVLSGDVSDIVLLDVTPLSLGLETLGGVMTKIIPRNTTLPTSKSEVFSTAADGQTSVEINVLQGEREFVRDNKSLGSFRLDGIPPAPRGVPQIEVKFDIDANGILSVTAVDKGTGKKQDITITGASTLPSDEVEKMVREAEKFAKEDKEKRDAIDTKNQADSVVYQTEKQLKELGDKVPGPVKEKVEAKLGELKDAISGGSTQAIKDAMAALNQEVMQLGQSLYNQQGAPGAGAGTGAGPAPGGESGPSESSGKGPDGDVIDADFTDSK, encoded by the exons ATGGCTTCTTCCACTGCTCAAATTCATGGCCTCGGTACTACCGCTTCCTTCCGGAAGAAATCCCTTCATCCCAATTTCTCATCGTCTTCCAGAGGCTTCTTCTTCGGGCAGAGGCTAATCAATACCGCGTCGTTCCCCAGACTCAGAGCCGCCGCTAAGGTGCGCCCGTTGAGGGTGGTGAACGAGAAGGTGGTGGGGATCGATTTGGGGACGACCAACTCGGCGGTGGCGGCTATGGAGGGAGGTAAGCCGACAATAGTTACGAACGCGGAGGGCCAGCGTACCACACCCTCCGTGGTCGCCTACACCAAGAATGGGGACAGGCTGGTGGGTCAGATCGCCAAGCGCCAGGCCGTTGTTAACCCTGAGAACACGTTCTTCTCCGTCAAGCGGTTCATTGGGAGGAAGATGTCCGAGGTGGACGAGGAGAGCAAGCAGGTCTCCTACCGGGTCGTCAGGGACGAGAATAACAATGTCAAGTTGGAGTGCCCAGCAATCGGAAAGCAGTTCGCTGCTGAGGAAATATCCGCCCAG GTTTTGAGGAAGCTTGTGGATGATGCTTCAAAGTTTTTGAATGATAAAGTTACCAAAGCTGTGGTAACGGTGCCTGCTTACTTCAATGATTCCCAACGGACAGCAACAAGGGATGCTGGTCGTATTGCTGGTTTAGATGTTCTTAGAATCATCAACGAACCAACTGCTGCTTCATTAGCATACGGGTTTGAAAAGAAGAATAACGAGACCAtcttggtgtttgatcttggcGGGGGTACTTTTGACGTTTCAG TGCTTGAGGTTGGCGATGGAGTCTTTGAAGTACTTTCTACTTCTGGTGACACTCATTTGGGTGGTGACGATTTTGACAAG AGAGTTGTTGATTGGCTTGCTGCAAGTTTCAAGAGAGATGAAGGAATAGATCTGTTGAAGGACAAACAAGCTCTTCAGCGGCTAACAGAGACCGCTGAGAAAGCTAAGATGGAGCTGTCATCCTTAACCCAGACAAATATTAG TTTGCCTTTCATTACCGCCACTGCAGATGGCCCCAAGCATATTGAAACCACCCTCACTAGGGCCAAGTTTGAGGAATTGTGTTCTGACCTTCTTGACAG GCTTAAAACACCAGTTGAAAATTCCTTGAGGGATGCTAAACTCTCCTTCAAAGATTTAGATGAGGTGATCCTTGTTGGAGGATCAACTCGAATTCCAGCTGTTCAGGAGCTTGTGAAGAAGATGACTGGGAAAGATCCCAATGTGACAGTTAATCCTGATGAAGTCGTTGCCTTGGGAGCTGCAGTTCAG GCTGGTGTTTTGTCTGGGGATGTCAGTGACATCGTGCTTTTGGATGTGACTCCGTTGTCACTAGGACTAGAAACCCTCGGTGGTGTAATGACAAAGATCATCCCAAGAAATACTACCCTGCCGACCTCCAAGTCAGAGGTGTTCTCCACAGCTGCAGATGGACAGACCAGTGTTGAGATTAATGTTCTCCAAGGCGAGCGAGAGTTTGTTAGGGACAACAAATCTCTTGGTAGCTTCCGTCTAGATGGTATCCCACCTGCTCCTCGTGGGGTCCCTCAAATTGAAGTAAAATTTGACATTGATGCCAATGGTATCCTCTCGGTCACTGCTGTTGACAAGGGAACAGGAAAGAAGCAAGACATTACAATTACCGGTGCCAGCACCTTGCCCAGTGATGAG GTGGAGAAAATGGTCAGGGAAGCCGAGAAGTTTGCAAAGGAAGACAAGGAAAAGAGAGATGCCATCGACACAAAGAACCAAGCTGATTCTGTTGTCTACCAGACAGAGAAGCAGCTCAAGGAGCTGGGAGATAAGGTTCCAGGCCCAGTGAAGGAGAAGGTGGAGGCAAAACTTGGAGAGCTCAAGGATGCAATTTCAGGGGGTTCAACCCAAGCCATTAAGGATGCCATGGCAGCCCTTAATCAGGAAGTTATGCAGCTCGGCCAGTCCCTTTACAACCAACAAGGTGCTCCTGGTGCAGGCGCTGGCACTGGTGCTGGGCCTGCACCTGGTGGTGAATCTGGCCCTTCAGAATCATCCGGCAAGGGACCTGATGGGGACGTTATCGATGCAGATTTCACTGACAGCAAGTGA